In one Magallana gigas chromosome 7, xbMagGiga1.1, whole genome shotgun sequence genomic region, the following are encoded:
- the LOC105337711 gene encoding tigger transposable element-derived protein 4-like: MLTPPRHLSLPLWMTGEIFITWIKQLDKKMKRKKRKIALVINDCPAHPKILGLQSIELVFLPQNTTLKTQRMDQGIIQNLKVHYRKRVLLRYISAIDRKETPHISVLHALHMLIQACNSVTEKTISNCFRHADFTPSSPPEEDDDFDLDDDIPFSRLREHGLTPDVLQQFADADQELQTCAELTDEDILEEVRMNNLKSPKLHPLLTTTLMTARPLYLPWTKFSELATLSAPIFRTVQTAATYS, translated from the coding sequence atgctcactccccCTAGGCACCTGAGCCTACCTCTATGGATGACCGGAGAGATATTCATAACCTGGATCAAGCAGCTAGATAAGAAGATGAAGAGAAAGAAGAGGAAAATAGCGCTAGTCATCAACGACTGCCCAGCCCACCCAAAGATTCTCGGACTGCAGTCCATAGAGCTCGTTTTCCTGCCACAAAACACTACATTAAAAACCCAGCGTATGGACCAGGGGATTATCCAGAACCTTAAAGTTCACTACAGGAAAAGAGTTCTGCTGCGCTACATCTCTGCCATCGACAGAAAAGAAACACCGCACATCTCCGTCTTGCATGCCCTTCACATGCTGATTCAAGCATGCAACAGCGTCACAGAGAAGACCATCTCTAACTGCTTTAGACATGCAGACTTCACTCCCAGCAGCCCCCCAGAGGAAGACGACGACTTTGACCTCGACGACGACATCCCCTTCTCCAGACTACGAGAGCACGGCCTCACCCCCGATGTCCTGCAGCAGTTCGCCGACGCCGATCAAGAACTACAGACATGTGCTGAACTGACAGATGAAGATATCCTAGAGGAGGTTAGGATGAACAATTTAAAGAGCCCGAAGCTACACCCTCTGTTGACAACGACCCTGATGACCGCCCGGCCCCTGTACCTACCATGGACGAAGTTCTCCGAGCTTGCGACACTATCCGCGCCTATCTTCAGAACCGTCCAGACAGCGGCGACTTACTCGTGA
- the LOC105345363 gene encoding vesicle-associated protein, whose protein sequence is MDPSSKNTPDVMDEGHSWKPGVDKGPVVPGVKYRAKNVDPGVPSKVEDLDASGNDEDLDVPGNYEDLDVPGNNEDVDGPGKDEDVDGPGNDEDLDARDEDLDVPGKDEDLEAPGNDEDLDATGEDADLDVPGKDEDLDAPGKDADIDVSGKDEDLDAPGKDADLDIPGNYEDLDVPGNNEDVDGPGKDEDVDGPGNDEDLDARGNDADLDVSGKDKDLDVPGKDEDLEAPGNDEDLDATGKDADLDVPGKDADIDALGNDEDLDAPGNGADLDVPGNDEDVDAPGNDADIDAPGKDADQDVPGNDEDLDIPGNDEDVDGPGKDEDIDGPTR, encoded by the exons ATGGACCCCTCATCCAAGAATACCCCGGATGTGATGGATGAAGGACATTCTTGGA AACCAGGCGTAGATAAAGGACCAGTCGTACCGGGTGTAAAGTACCGGGCAAAAAATGTGGATCCAGGCGTACCGAGCAAAGTTGAAGATCTAGACGCATCGGGAAATGATGAGGATCTAGACGTACCGGGCAATTATGAAGATCTAGACGTACCAGGCAATAATGAGGATGTAGATGGACCAGGCAAAGATGAGGATGTAGACGGACCGGGCAATGATGAGGATCTAGACGCACGAG ACGAGGATCTAGACGTACCAGGCAAAGACGAGGATCTAGAGGCACCGGGCAATGATGAGGATCTAGACGCAACGGGCGAAGATGCGGATCTAGACGTACCGGGCAAAGATGAAGATCTAGACGCGCCGGGCAAAGATGCAGATATAGACGTATCGGGCAAAGACGAGGACCTAGACGCACCGGGCAAAGATGCGGATCTAGACATACCGGGCAATTATGAAGATCTAGACGTACCAGGCAATAATGAGGATGTAGATGGACCAGGCAAAGATGAGGATGTAGATGGACCGGGCAATGATGAGGATCTAGACGCACGAGGCAATGATGCAGATCTAGACGTGTCGGGAAAAGACAAGGATCTAGACGTACCAGGCAAAGACGAGGATCTAGAGGCACCGGGCAATGATGAGGATCTAGACGCAACGGGCAAAGATGCGGATCTAGACGTACCGGGCAAAGATGCAGATATAGACGCACTGGGCAATGATGAGGATCTAGACGCACCGGGCAATGGTGCGGATCTAGACGTACCGGGCAATGATGAGGATGTAGACGCACCGGGCAATGATGCAGATATAGACGCACCGGGCAAAGATGCGGATCAAGACGTACCGGGCAACGATGAGGATCTAGACATACCAGGCAATGATGAGGACGTAGACGGACCAGGCAAAGATGAGGATATAGACGGACCGACCAG GTGA